A genome region from Sphaeramia orbicularis chromosome 19, fSphaOr1.1, whole genome shotgun sequence includes the following:
- the ndel1a gene encoding nuclear distribution protein nudE-like 1-A isoform X3 translates to MEMDMIPKFSSKDEEIDFWKALSLKYKKSCQEAQEELLEFQEGSRELEAELEAQLGQAEHRLKDLQSENHRLKNEVETLKEKLEHQYSQSYKQISVLEDDLGQTRSIKEQLHKYVRELEQSNDDLERAKRATIVSLENFEQRLNQAIERNAFLESELDEKESLLVSVQRLKDEARDLRQELAVRERQSDVSRMSAPSSPTQDNVKMDTAVQASLSLPATPLSKGLDNAFANPTVLSNGYSSNSPLTPSARISALNIVSDLLRKVGALESKLAACRNFAKDQKARRAYALDNSNALNANTANFTPSLHTSYFDKATEMVTFPALILAGQ, encoded by the exons CTGCCAGGAGGCCCAGGAGGAGCTGCTGGAGTTTCAGGAGGGAAGCAGGGAGCTGGAGGCTGAGCTGGAAGCACAGCTGGGCCAGGCCGAGCATCGGCTGAAGGACCTGCAGTCTGagaaccacagactgaagaaTGAGGTTGAAACGCTAAAG GAGAAGCTGGAGCACCAATACTCCCAGAGCTATAAGCAGATCTCCGTACTGGAGGACGACCTTGGCCAAACACGCAGCATCAAGGAGCAGCTGCACAAATATGTCAGAGAACTTGAGCAGTCCAATGATGACTTGGAGAGAGCcaaacg AGCTACCATTGTGTCTCTGGAGAACTTCGAGCAGCGTCTGAACCAGGCCATAGAGAGGAACGCCTTCCTGGAGAGTGAGCTCGATGAGAAGGAGTCGCTCCTGGTTTCTGTGCAAAGATTAAAGGATGAAGCCAGAG ACTTGCGGCAGGAGCTTGCCGTGCGAGAGAGGCAGTCAGATGTATCGAGGATGTCTGCTCCAAGTTCGCCCACACAGGACAATGTGAAGATGGACACCGCTGTGCAGGCCTCCCTCTCCCTCCCAGCAACCCCACTGAGCAAAGGTCTGGACAATGCCTTCGCCAACCCAACAG TGCTATCAAATGGCTACAGCAGCAACTCACCTCTGACTCCATCTGCCAGAATATCAGCCCTCAACATCGTCAGTGATTTACTCCGGAAAGTCGGG GCTCTGGAGTCTAAGCTTGCTGCTTGCAGGAACTTTGCCAAGGACCAGAAGGCGAGGAGGGCATACGCTCTGGACAACAGCAACGCACTCAACGCCAACACAGCCAACTTCACACCGTCACTTCATACATCATATTTTGACAAAGC gacaGAGATGGTCACGTTCCCTGCATTGATTTTGG CAGGGCAGTGA
- the ndel1a gene encoding nuclear distribution protein nudE-like 1-A isoform X4 translates to MEMDMIPKFSSKDEEIDFWKALSLKYKKSCQEAQEELLEFQEGSRELEAELEAQLGQAEHRLKDLQSENHRLKNEVETLKEKLEHQYSQSYKQISVLEDDLGQTRSIKEQLHKYVRELEQSNDDLERAKRATIVSLENFEQRLNQAIERNAFLESELDEKESLLVSVQRLKDEARDLRQELAVRERQSDVSRMSAPSSPTQDNVKMDTAVQASLSLPATPLSKGLDNAFANPTVLSNGYSSNSPLTPSARISALNIVSDLLRKVGALESKLAACRNFAKDQKARRAYALDNSNALNANTANFTPSLHTSYFDKATEMVTFPALILGQ, encoded by the exons CTGCCAGGAGGCCCAGGAGGAGCTGCTGGAGTTTCAGGAGGGAAGCAGGGAGCTGGAGGCTGAGCTGGAAGCACAGCTGGGCCAGGCCGAGCATCGGCTGAAGGACCTGCAGTCTGagaaccacagactgaagaaTGAGGTTGAAACGCTAAAG GAGAAGCTGGAGCACCAATACTCCCAGAGCTATAAGCAGATCTCCGTACTGGAGGACGACCTTGGCCAAACACGCAGCATCAAGGAGCAGCTGCACAAATATGTCAGAGAACTTGAGCAGTCCAATGATGACTTGGAGAGAGCcaaacg AGCTACCATTGTGTCTCTGGAGAACTTCGAGCAGCGTCTGAACCAGGCCATAGAGAGGAACGCCTTCCTGGAGAGTGAGCTCGATGAGAAGGAGTCGCTCCTGGTTTCTGTGCAAAGATTAAAGGATGAAGCCAGAG ACTTGCGGCAGGAGCTTGCCGTGCGAGAGAGGCAGTCAGATGTATCGAGGATGTCTGCTCCAAGTTCGCCCACACAGGACAATGTGAAGATGGACACCGCTGTGCAGGCCTCCCTCTCCCTCCCAGCAACCCCACTGAGCAAAGGTCTGGACAATGCCTTCGCCAACCCAACAG TGCTATCAAATGGCTACAGCAGCAACTCACCTCTGACTCCATCTGCCAGAATATCAGCCCTCAACATCGTCAGTGATTTACTCCGGAAAGTCGGG GCTCTGGAGTCTAAGCTTGCTGCTTGCAGGAACTTTGCCAAGGACCAGAAGGCGAGGAGGGCATACGCTCTGGACAACAGCAACGCACTCAACGCCAACACAGCCAACTTCACACCGTCACTTCATACATCATATTTTGACAAAGC gacaGAGATGGTCACGTTCCCTGCATTGATTTTGG GGCAGTGA
- the ndel1a gene encoding nuclear distribution protein nudE-like 1-A isoform X1, translating to MEMDMIPKFSSKDEEIDFWKALSLKYKKSCQEAQEELLEFQEGSRELEAELEAQLGQAEHRLKDLQSENHRLKNEVETLKEKLEHQYSQSYKQISVLEDDLGQTRSIKEQLHKYVRELEQSNDDLERAKRATIVSLENFEQRLNQAIERNAFLESELDEKESLLVSVQRLKDEARDLRQELAVRERQSDVSRMSAPSSPTQDNVKMDTAVQASLSLPATPLSKGLDNAFANPTVLSNGYSSNSPLTPSARISALNIVSDLLRKVGALESKLAACRNFAKDQKARRAYALDNSNALNANTANFTPSLHTSYFDKARAVNGLETDNRTVITAPPSATSPGLVPLAV from the exons CTGCCAGGAGGCCCAGGAGGAGCTGCTGGAGTTTCAGGAGGGAAGCAGGGAGCTGGAGGCTGAGCTGGAAGCACAGCTGGGCCAGGCCGAGCATCGGCTGAAGGACCTGCAGTCTGagaaccacagactgaagaaTGAGGTTGAAACGCTAAAG GAGAAGCTGGAGCACCAATACTCCCAGAGCTATAAGCAGATCTCCGTACTGGAGGACGACCTTGGCCAAACACGCAGCATCAAGGAGCAGCTGCACAAATATGTCAGAGAACTTGAGCAGTCCAATGATGACTTGGAGAGAGCcaaacg AGCTACCATTGTGTCTCTGGAGAACTTCGAGCAGCGTCTGAACCAGGCCATAGAGAGGAACGCCTTCCTGGAGAGTGAGCTCGATGAGAAGGAGTCGCTCCTGGTTTCTGTGCAAAGATTAAAGGATGAAGCCAGAG ACTTGCGGCAGGAGCTTGCCGTGCGAGAGAGGCAGTCAGATGTATCGAGGATGTCTGCTCCAAGTTCGCCCACACAGGACAATGTGAAGATGGACACCGCTGTGCAGGCCTCCCTCTCCCTCCCAGCAACCCCACTGAGCAAAGGTCTGGACAATGCCTTCGCCAACCCAACAG TGCTATCAAATGGCTACAGCAGCAACTCACCTCTGACTCCATCTGCCAGAATATCAGCCCTCAACATCGTCAGTGATTTACTCCGGAAAGTCGGG GCTCTGGAGTCTAAGCTTGCTGCTTGCAGGAACTTTGCCAAGGACCAGAAGGCGAGGAGGGCATACGCTCTGGACAACAGCAACGCACTCAACGCCAACACAGCCAACTTCACACCGTCACTTCATACATCATATTTTGACAAAGC CAGGGCAGTGAACGGACTAGAAACTGATAACCGAACAGTCATCACGGCCCCTCCCTCCGCCACCTCCCCAGGCCTTGTGCCCCTCGCTGTGTGA
- the ndel1a gene encoding nuclear distribution protein nudE-like 1-A isoform X2: MEMDMIPKFSSKDEEIDFWKALSLKYKKSCQEAQEELLEFQEGSRELEAELEAQLGQAEHRLKDLQSENHRLKNEVETLKEKLEHQYSQSYKQISVLEDDLGQTRSIKEQLHKYVRELEQSNDDLERAKRATIVSLENFEQRLNQAIERNAFLESELDEKESLLVSVQRLKDEARDLRQELAVRERQSDVSRMSAPSSPTQDNVKMDTAVQASLSLPATPLSKGLDNAFANPTVLSNGYSSNSPLTPSARISALNIVSDLLRKVGALESKLAACRNFAKDQKARRAYALDNSNALNANTANFTPSLHTSYFDKAAVNGLETDNRTVITAPPSATSPGLVPLAV, translated from the exons CTGCCAGGAGGCCCAGGAGGAGCTGCTGGAGTTTCAGGAGGGAAGCAGGGAGCTGGAGGCTGAGCTGGAAGCACAGCTGGGCCAGGCCGAGCATCGGCTGAAGGACCTGCAGTCTGagaaccacagactgaagaaTGAGGTTGAAACGCTAAAG GAGAAGCTGGAGCACCAATACTCCCAGAGCTATAAGCAGATCTCCGTACTGGAGGACGACCTTGGCCAAACACGCAGCATCAAGGAGCAGCTGCACAAATATGTCAGAGAACTTGAGCAGTCCAATGATGACTTGGAGAGAGCcaaacg AGCTACCATTGTGTCTCTGGAGAACTTCGAGCAGCGTCTGAACCAGGCCATAGAGAGGAACGCCTTCCTGGAGAGTGAGCTCGATGAGAAGGAGTCGCTCCTGGTTTCTGTGCAAAGATTAAAGGATGAAGCCAGAG ACTTGCGGCAGGAGCTTGCCGTGCGAGAGAGGCAGTCAGATGTATCGAGGATGTCTGCTCCAAGTTCGCCCACACAGGACAATGTGAAGATGGACACCGCTGTGCAGGCCTCCCTCTCCCTCCCAGCAACCCCACTGAGCAAAGGTCTGGACAATGCCTTCGCCAACCCAACAG TGCTATCAAATGGCTACAGCAGCAACTCACCTCTGACTCCATCTGCCAGAATATCAGCCCTCAACATCGTCAGTGATTTACTCCGGAAAGTCGGG GCTCTGGAGTCTAAGCTTGCTGCTTGCAGGAACTTTGCCAAGGACCAGAAGGCGAGGAGGGCATACGCTCTGGACAACAGCAACGCACTCAACGCCAACACAGCCAACTTCACACCGTCACTTCATACATCATATTTTGACAAAGC GGCAGTGAACGGACTAGAAACTGATAACCGAACAGTCATCACGGCCCCTCCCTCCGCCACCTCCCCAGGCCTTGTGCCCCTCGCTGTGTGA
- the armc7 gene encoding armadillo repeat-containing protein 7: MSKKDSSYGSDRFEYLQTLVTEFQDTDSEEAKEQVLANLANFAYDPKNILYLRELQVTDLFLDMLTEENENFVEFGMGGLCNLSMDPQCRDLILQIGGISLITNCLSSQREETVLSAVTTLMNLITPSSRADITDPAILQCMMRFSLSESPRLRNLAAIFLQDCCTEEQVARAEEQMQGQHQTAVGIPLPKD, from the exons ATGTCGAAGAAAGACTCCTCTTACGGCTCTGACCGGTTTGAGTATTTACAGACTCTGGTCACTGAATTTCAGGACACTGACAGTGAAG AGGCAAAGGAGCAGGTGTTGGCTAATTTGGCCAATTTTGCATATGACCCAAAGAATATTCTATATCTGAGGGAGCTGCAAGTGACCGATCTCTTCTTGGACATGTTGACTGAAGAGAATGAGAACTTTGTGGAGTTTGGGATGG GAGGCCTCTGTAATCTTAGTATGGATCCTCAATGCAGAGACCTCATCCTACAGATCGGTGGCATCTCCTTAATCACAAATTGTTTGTCAAGCCAGAGGGAGGAAACGGTTCTGTCGGCTGTCACTACCCTTATGAACCTCATAACACCATCATCACGCGCCGACATCACTGATCCAGCCATACTGCAGTGCATGATGCGCTTTTCCTTGTCAGAGAGCCCCCGTCTGCGTAATTTGGCTGCTATATTTTTACAGGACTGTTGCACGGAGGAGCAGGTGGCCAGAGCAGAGGAGCAGATGCAGGGACAGCATCAGACAGCAGTCGGGATTCCTCTGCCAAAGGACTAA
- the chad gene encoding chondroadherin → MRCVSWLLLGTCLLVMGPAVQGAPSQCPTLCHCHGDLQHVICDNVGLKKIPRVSEATRLLNLQRNNLGNIPTGAFAESKGLISLHMQHCQLREIGSQAFKGLKKLIYLYLSNNEINSIKPGAFDDLTDLTYLYLDGNQISDLGKGLFSPMINLFILQLNDNKLRELRPGTFTGAKDLRWLHMSGNELTTLQPGSLDDVENLAILHLERNKMSTYPLAAMSKLRVVEELTLGRNPMRTIPDNAFQSFGRYMEKLYLDNMGLEKFSDGAFTGVTAVKSLHLENNKLKSLPKSLEFGTITNITLFGNPWGCTCQLSPLRRWMDSSRNRPDAVCASPPQQKGRQVRDSTAFSGCRIKQKRARKGTRQ, encoded by the exons ATGCGTTGTGTGAGCTGGTTGTTGCTGGGGACCTGCCTCCTGGTCATGGGCCCTGCCGTGCAGGGAGCCCCGAGCCAGTGTCCCACCCTGTGCCACTGCCACGGAGACCTTCAGCATGTCATCTGTGACAACGTTGGATTGAAAAAGATCCCTCGGGTGTCTGAGGCCACCCGTTTGCTCAACCTGCAAAGAAACAACTTGGGCAACATTCCCACAGGGGCCTTCGCTGAAAGTAAGGGACTCATCTCTCTGCACATGCAGCACTGTCAACTCCGCGAGATCGGATCCCAGGCCTTTAAAGGGCTGAAGAAGCTCATCTACCTCTATCTGTCCAACAACGAGATCAACAGCATCAAGCCCGGCGCCTTTGACGATCTGACCGACCTCACCTACCTCTACCTTGATGGGAACCAGATAAGCGACCTGGGTAAGGGCCTCTTCTCGCCTATGATCAACCTCTTTATTCTGCAGCTTAATGACAACAAGCTCCGAGAGCTTCGGCCAGGCACCTTTACAGGTGCCAAAGACTTGCGCTGGCTGCACATGAGCGGCAACGAGCTGACAACCCTGCAGCCGGGCTCTCTGGATGATGTGGAGAACCTCGCTATACTTCACCTGGAGAGAAACAAGATGTCCACATACCCCCTTGCTGCAATGAGCAAACTGCGAGTAGTGGAGGAACTCACACTAGGGAGGAACCCCATGAGAACCATCCCAGACAACGCCTTCCAGAGCTTTGGCCGCTACATGGAGAAACTATACCTGGATAACATGGGTCTGGAGAAG ttctctgatGGTGCATTCACTGGAGTGACAGCAGTCAAGTCCCTGCACCTTGAAAACAACAAGCTAAAGTCCCTCCCAAAAAGTCTAGAGTTTGGCACCATCACCAACATCACCCTCTTCGGTAACCCATGGGGCTGCACATGCCAGCTTTCTCCTCTGCGGAG ATGGATGGACTCTAGTCGCAACCGTCCAGATGCAGTATGCGCCTCTCCACCTCAGCAGAAAGGCAGGCAGGTCAGAGACAGCACCGCCTTCAGCGGCTGCAGGATCAAACAGAAGAGAGCCAGAAAGGGCACACGCCAATGA